DNA sequence from the Perca flavescens isolate YP-PL-M2 chromosome 3, PFLA_1.0, whole genome shotgun sequence genome:
ATGATAATCTGCTAAATAATCAAAACTCTCCTGTTAGCTGTGGATCCGAGGACTCTGCTGCAGAGGCATCCCGTGTGGAGGACACTGTGTCCACAAGCCAAGGTGCATTAACCTTTTTGGGTGATGTCAGTTATATACACTGTCCATACTCTGCATAACATAGGTCAAATAATGATGTGGTTATGGTCTACAGACATGTTTCAGGATCTTCATAACGTAGAGCTGGCACGAGATATGCAAGACATGAGGATCAGGAAAAAGAAGCGCCAGACCATTCGACCTTTGCCGGGAAGTTTGTTTCTAACCAAAACCTCAGGAGTGTCGAGGATACCATTAAAAGCTGCAGTAAATGGAAAGCCTCCTGCAAGATACACCCCAAAACAGGCAAGGCCAGCACTGGTTTGTCAGTCAACTTTGTTGTATTTGGTTAAAAATGAGATCACAGTCACGTAAACGGCTTTTTGACATGTTCTCgtttttgttttccagctgTATGGACATGGAGTTCATCAGCATGTGTGTGAGATCACCAGTGAGACGGCAGAATCTTTTCGCTTCAATTTACAGCAGTTCCTCAAACAGGAAGCCTTTATAGACGGTGGTGGTGTTCAGCTTGCTGATGGAGGATTACTGATCCCCAGCAATGATGGGACTGCAGGGAAAGAAGAGTTTCATAGGTaatatttaatttagtttaaagctacattgtgtaagaatttctctcatctagtggtgaaattgtatatgacaaccaactgaatattactttctagcccctcccattccgagcgcGTTTTAACTCCTGCGGTTGCCATATGGCAAGATTAACATGGCTTCCAGTACGAGTATCAGTGCTATCaatcctccatcttcaacaggctttcaaatctgccgacagtcgcgagtaatctcccggctggcattcgtcacagtgccactgagtgtaaaagcacGAAaggtggaggtatgtccctctttggctaatgtattttaaaaatggaggcgcaacatggctgCCGCCATTCAAGCgagtcgctcgtatgtattctgaatgattctgaatggcagattctacgcttacgagattactctgattagttggtggaattAATTACaaatgaatgagcacatatttgtgaaagaaggtgtttgtttttttttttttttttttttactaagaatcaactcaaaacattatacaatggagctttaaaacAGGCTTTGTAATGTTGAACCTATTCTAGTGTTTGAGAAACCAGGTGTATCTTGGTATCTGCAAATGCAGGCTGCCTGTACTGAATATCATCTTGTTCTACACTCTCCACAGAGCATTATGTGACACCCCAGGTGTGGACCCTAAACTGATCAGTGAAGGGTGGGTGTACAATCACTACCGATGGATTGTATGGAAGCAGGCCTCCATGGAAAGATCATTTCCAGAAACAATGGGCAGCCTCTGTCTCACCCCAGAGCAGGTCCTCCTACAACTCAAGTACAGGTGAGTAAGATTCTAGCTTATTTTAGTTCAATGTTTTCCTTTTGTTGAACTTAATTTCATCATGCGCTTAAcaagacacccacacacatcttgttgcaaaatgtgtgtaaatatattccTGAACCAACTATTGTATTACACATCGCCCACTGCCATTTTGTTCATGATTTTAAGGCTTGATGTAATTACACTTTATAGCATTTAGTCAAAAGAAATGAGCAGAAATATATATCGTTTACTAAGGAATTACGCTTTTTGGCTAATTATATCCGGCACAGTAAATGTATTACATATTTTAATTAAACTTACACTGTAGTTTACGTGAAATAAAACATCTGTTtaagttttaaatgtaattttatttagcatttattttaaatttttatgtGAATCAGATATGATGTAGAGGTGGACCACAGCCGCAGGCCGGCTCTGAGAAAGATCATGGAAAAGGACGACACATCAGCCAAAACCCTGGTCCTCTGTGTATGCGGGGTCGTCTCCAGGGGCCAGTCCCCAAACAGACAGAGTTTCAGTGACACTAAGACTCCACAAGGTGCTGATGCCAAGGTTGAAAACCCGTCCGCAGTGGTGATGGTGACAGATGGATGGTACACCATTAAAGCCCAGCTAGATGAACCTTTGACTGCCATGCTTAACAAAGGTCGAGTGGCTGTCGGTGGGAAGTTGATCATCCATGGAGCTCAGCTGGTGGGATCTCAAGATGCTTGCTCCCCTCTGGAGGCACCTGAATCTCTCATGTTAAAGGTACTTTAAGGGGACGAGGGCTCAAGTTATTCTATCTTTCCACAAGACAACTAAGTAACAGCGCGGCTAACTAATTGTTTGTGTTTAGATTTGCGCCAATAGCAGCAGACCTACACGATGGGATGCTAAGCTGGGATTTCACAGGGATCCACGGCCATTCCTGCTTCCTGTCTCCTGTTTGTACAGCAGCGGAGGACCAGTAGGATGTGTGGACATTATCATTCTGAGAAGCTACCCCATCCAGGTGTgtttagtcttgcattgctaTATTGTTTCTGTTACTCCTGGAAGTTCATGTTATGATCTCTTTTGACTGAATGCTTGTCACATTTTCCAGTGGATGGAGAGGAAACCAGACAGAGGCGTAGTGTTCCGTTCTGTTCGTGCAGAAGAGAAGGAGGCGAGACGATACAACAGCATCAAACAAAAAGCTATGGAGATCCTATATGCCAAGATTCAAGCGGAATTTGAAAAGGAGGACAAAGGtaggaatcttttttttttttttgcatgttaggtacagagacagacagacagacagacacttactttattcatcccgagggaaattgGAAAATGGGATACCTTTTTAACAAAATTTTAATTTTCAGGCAATAAATCTCAACATAGAAGACGGACAATCACCCGTCAGGAGATTTCAAGTCTTCAAGATGGAGAAGAGCTCTATGAAGCAGTGGGGAATGACCCAGCTTACCTCGAGGTGATAAGAAATTTGCTTTACAGATCGTTTACTTCATTTCTCTTATGAATAAAGTTTTAATTGCACGTCTATTTCACTTGCATGTCCAAGGCTCATTTGAGTGAAGAGCAGTTGGAGACTCTGCGTGCCTACCGGTGTTCTCTGATGGAGAAGAAGCAGGCTGTACTGCAGGATCGCTACCGGAGGGCTTTAGAAAGTGCAGAGGACAGCGAAGGAGTCTGTCCCAAGCGAGAGGTTACACCTGTGTGGAGACTCTGCATTGCTGACTCCATGGACCAACCAGGCAGTggtgtgtctttatttttttaaaattcatTCTAAGTGTACTATGGTTACTTTAATGTATATTATATTGTGTTTTCAAATACTGATTTCaaatgatgtttgtttttttttgttttttttttaagtttaccaGTTGAATCTTTGGCGACCTTCCTCGGACCTTCAGTCTTTAGTGAAGGAAGGCTGTCGATACAAAGTCTATAACCTCACCACTTCGGATGGAAAGAAACATGGTTGTAGCACAACACTTCAGCTGACTGGGACAAAGAAATCCCAGTTTCAGGACCTACAGGTACTGTAGAAACTAACTATCTTGAGCACACTCAGTGGTGCTCCATTATTGATGATTTATAATACCTTATATTTGTTTTATCATTCAGGCTTCTCGGGAATTGTTAGCAACACATTTTCAACCGAGGGTCTCTACCCGTTTTGTGGATCTTCAAAACCCAGAATTCCAGCCGCTGTGTGGAGAAATTGATCTCACAGGATATGTCATCAGTATTGTAGATGGGCAGGGTAAGAGCATCttttttcttaaagtgctcatattatgctttttggcttttcccctttcctttattgtgttctatgtcttttttgtgcatgttataggtttacaaagtgaaaaagcccaaagtccactgttcacaaactgctccaaactctttacttcagagacaaacgtgcgtcactttgtaacacgttataatgcccttatactctgcttctgactggctagtagtccttacctaggtactgtcagggcactccctcatactctgcttctgactggctagtagtccttacctagctactgcacatgtgtgactcccaacaaagatggaacagaagtgagatgtctcactgactctgtagctaaaacagagagcttaacacacagggtgaaaagaggagctgcagcaatgtgcagtacaacaaaaatatggtgttttttgaaaataaaaccatgtaaacctattctggtacaacctctaaatacaattatgaacctgaaaatgagcataatttgAGCACTTTAACTGTTTCTGCCTTAACTGTATTGTTACGTTAAAATGTTATAGTAATGATAGTTTGTGCTTTTGAACACAGGTTTCTCTCCTGCATTTTATTTGACCGATGGGAAACTGAACTTTGTTAAAGTGCGCTGTTTCAGCAGCTTTGCTCAGGCTGGCTTAGAAGATTTGGTAAAACCACATGTCCTCTTGGCTCTGAGCAACCTGCAGCTGAGAGGTCAGTCCACATCTCCCACTCCTGTTGTGTACGCTGGAGATCTGACCCTCTTCTCAACAAACCCCAAGGAAGTACATCTACAGGAATCCCTCAGCCAACTCAAAAACCTGATCCAGGTTCAAAGATTTAGTCAATCTTGCCTTTCATATTGATGTATAACAAGTATTTTACACCTTGTCTTCATTGCACACTTGTCGCACACTTGAAAATAAACTAATTTACTTTAAACAGCGTTCCATAAAACATATATGCAAAACTGCACAGACacgacacatacagtataatggtTCAGTGTGAGTGCCATATGTATTTAATCGACTAATGATCAGATGAAGATTGTTTAAAAGGATTTACTGTTGACCTGACCTGAACCACGTAGAGCTTTCTCATCTTACTTTTCTGCATCTTTTGGTTTGGATACAGTAAAACGTTGTAAACTATGAAAATGACAACTATCATTTTCATCCTGTGTCTTCAGGGTCAGGAGAACTTCCTTCCAATGGCTGAGGAGAAGTTTTCACATTTAGTCAAATCTGATGGCCTAAAGTCCATCTCCTCTCCAGCGCTGCAAACACGAACCCCAGCTTCTGCAACGGTCAGAAgacaagacacaaaaacaagtgTGAGTTTATGTACTCGCTGTTCAAAGCATATGCTCTCATGACcatttttttcttgattaaaaaaactgaatatgtgTCATTTTATGCAGGTGACCCCTCAGCAGCCAGTCAGAAGCCTTGGAGCATTCACGCCGGTCAGTAGGAAACCTCCCGCAGCAAACTGTTCGTCAGAGAAAGACCCTATCAGCCTGAAGAGGAAGAGAGCTCTGGACTATCTGTCTCGCATCCCGTCTCCACCACCTCTCTCCCATCTGGGCTCAGTGGCGTCTCCGTGTATAAATAAGACCTTCAACCCCCCTCGGCGGTCTGGGACACCTAGCACTTTAAAAACTGTACAGACTCCAGCTTGCAAACCCGTCAATTCACCTGTGGAGGATGATTGGGTGAATGACGAGGAACTGGCTATGATTGATACTCAGGCATTGCGTGTTGGTGATTTACTGTAGGTAAATAAGACTGTaactttaactgtaaaaaaaacccTGTACAAATGAGTGAATGTAAAAGCTGTCTATGGCTCATATtctgtggttgtttttgtggTCTCACTGGACCCATTAAAGAAGTGAAATCACTTCACATTAGTAAAATCATGTAATCACTTTCTACATTCTTCAGTCTActttttttgtctgtaaaatTCAGTAAGACACATTTAGAATTGCATTCCTGCAGTTTAGCTCCATGATCCGCTATATACAgtcgtgaaaaaattaggacacccatgctaaagttgactaaaaagaggaataaaaaaaatcatcttttggaaattgttcATAATGCCTTTATTaaagaaatgaggaaaaatccaacctttaaggacaccagttttctttgtgaatgaataatgtatcataaataaataaatgttcttccttaaaatacaggtgtcataagtaagtacacccctattctcatagaggcaggcagatttttatttttaaaggccagttatttcatggatccaggatactatgcattcTGATAAAGTTCACTTGGCGTTTAGAATTAAACTAGCccaccccccacatcatcacatacccttcagaacatttatttatttacgatacattattcattcacaaagaaaattggtgtacttaaagattggatttttcctcatttttttaattaaggcattaagatcaatttccaaagatttttttattcctctttttagtcaactttagcattggTGTCCTAATTTGTTCACATGACTGTATGTTTGAGGACAAATAAGGCTTACCGGGAGTCAACTGTCACACCTGTACGTAGTGACATAGTGTATgtcgtttttgtttttcagtaaaCAAATTCTAAAataacacatatactgtataatataaaTAGATAGTGCAATATTCAACAAACGGAGGCTCATAATAGTTAGTTatttaaagacaaaaatgtaaagtacTTAAAATAGTTACTAAGGGCtactttgaaaacaaaaaagggattttctgtgtttttaatagtaaaTGTGCTAACGAGTAGCAAAAGGTTAATAACTAGGAGTGTCACTATGACactgaaaaaatacatttcttgtGTTAAATCAATCCCCAAAAAAGCTGATTATAAGTGCTATCATAGAAAATTGTTACAAATTTACTTTTATaggaagattattttttttactttacaaggTTGACTATAGCCCACCAAGGAAAAGTAAGAGGAATGGAAGCAACACCATTatgttatacagtatgttgtacaGGATGAGTATCATATTGGCATCTTTGGGTGATGACCGGCTCTGTCACACACTTTGAGTCCAGCTGATGGCGCTGACGCTTGGTTCAAtgcggagaagaagaagaatactAACGTCACTTCCGTAAACACAAGGCACCTTGCTATGTAGAAATTTTGTGCTGGCTGTTTTTTgttaatgtcgttttttttctaTCATTTATGCATCCTGAATGTATACGGTGAGTGTTGATTATAGTGATATTTACTCTATAATAAATTAGATTAGAAGGGGGTAAATAATTTAACGGAACAGAGTTGGATTTGTCACCGTCTTCTGTGTGACGTTAGCTCGTGAGGTGACGTTAGCTAACCGATTGCTTAGCTAGTTTCGGTTTTAGCTGAAGTGCGCTAACATAACGTTTATCTACTTAACGTTACTTACCTGTTCACGTAAACTGTAACGATGTATTCACGGCACTTAACACTAATAATGAAATAACTCGCACGTcaggtatacgtgcagtttagtgtcccaaattcctcatacaatgtccttaattaatcatgaacctgctaaaccacctgtgctaccttaaccctaacctgtctcaaataagaccctcatTTTTGGGACACTCCGTTTTTGGTaaataatttgggacactaaactgcacataAGCCCGCACGGCAGATCTAGCTAGTATTTTTGTAGTTGTCCAATGTAATAAGTGTGTTTAATCTGTTTTGCAGATGTCTCATACTGGATCCTCCTGTACGACCTCTCGTGCCTCAGTAAAGCCTTGTGTGGGTGGAAGAACCGAAGACTGTCGAGACGCTAAATTAGTGAGCAAAGACTCCAGCAGAGACAGAAGTGTGAGGGAGCGTGTGTTAAAGCAGGTAGGACTCACCAGCACCACATTCATTGGTCCAGCATTTCCTCCTCCAAAAGCAGCCGCCGTTAAGTCTGACATTGAAGACACCCTGAGCGAGTTTTACAGAGAGCTTGAGAAGATCGATACGCCTGATTCTGCTAACGGTAACCCAGGGAAACAAAATGCAAGTTTTGTTCAACCGCAAATACCACCCAAAACATCTGCCAGCAAACCGACTCGGGACGGACGCGATGAGAACATTGTTTACACGAGCAAATCTGCAGGAACAGACGGCCCCCTGAGGAGCAGTGGGCAGAAACAGCCATCCTGGTCACACTGGTATCAAAATGAGCCGTACTACCCCAGAAGACCGAGGCCAGCTGCTCCTGCTCCAAACCAATGGTGTTTTCCTCAAACTCTGAACAGACCACCAAATCCAAGGTTTCACAGACCCCCATTCCATCGCCCGCCACCCCCATCTGCATTCCCAAATCCACAAAACCTGCCATCACACGTGAATCCTAACTGGAGCAGTTTGGGCACAACAAACCAGTATCAAGAGGACTCCCACTTTCCAACATTTTCCAGCTACCCACCTCCGAATGTATGCAGTAACCCGTCTCAGGGCGTTCATAGAGACTCTCCACACCACTTTGACAGGGACGAACGGAGCTATGATGCACTCTCAGATGATGTAAATGTTGGATGGTCCAGAGTTAGAAAAGAACAATCGTGTCAGGTTGGTGAAGATTATGACAGGTGCCAGAGATATGATTCAGAAAATGAGCCGTGGAAGCATGGCTGCCGACCCCCTGAAACCACTAATGCGTACCACTCTTCCCTGGTGCTGATCTTGATGAGGGGATTACCAGGATCTGGGAAATCAACACTGGCCAGGTACGTCTCATAAATGAGTCCAAAACTCAGTTTCAAGGTCAAGTCAAGGTCTAGGTGAGATGACATATGATATTTTTCTATATCGTTTGTGTCGCAATGTCCAAAAACCAGCGGCCGAACTGAGTTACAGCAGTATTTACGTCATTTGGACGACACTTTACGTTCTGATCCTTGCACATAATGGTCATTTTGCACTAAAGttcttaataataaaatcagaaaagacTCATATAGACTATTTATTGAATATCCAGAAAACATGCtttatcgtgatatatatcatTATCGTGATATGAAATTACCTATATTCAAGGTTTTGGTCATATAGCCCAGCATTCATTTTCATTGTACATTTGTGTGCTATCTTTCTCACAGGGAGCGGCTCTCCACTGGACCCGGGGGGGTAATACTGAGCACAGATGACTACTTTGCTCACAGAGATGGGTACTGCTATGATCCAGGCCTTCTTGGAGCAGCACACGAATGGAACCAGAACAGAGGTATTGTCTTCTTAAATGCTCACGTGGCTTAGATGGTCAACACTGAGTTTTCATCGTCAATGCTATAAGTTTTCATCACGAAGGCATTTCTGTCAAACTATGATCAGGACCGTCTTTGCTGTGTTCTCTTCACAGTcagtgtaatttttttttttagacatgaaGTTTATATAGCAGTagtgtatctctctgtgtgctTATGTGTTGTTGATGCGTCTTAATGTGTGTCTATGCACTTTCACCTGTGTCTACTGTGTATGCtacttgtgttgtgtttttctcatGCCATCAACCTGCCAGTTGTCCTGATCTGGAATAGTGGTTGTGTCATTTTACTTTTCTTTGCCTATGTCGGTcttgttttatgtgtatttgttgtattgttgtagcATATCTATTGTTTTTAGGCATCAACCTGCCAGgaactgcagatgaaaattagcctgtGTGGCTAAATCTGgaacatttacatgttggactctgtactcatgttgattaatgtgcattgtccctttttaaataaagaaatacaaaataaataaaaaaagagtagTTACACTGGTCTTTGGTTTAAGCCAGAATAAAAGTCTAGTTTAGTGTCTCTGCGTgctgggaaaatgtcatccccaCCCACACAATCTAGCATTAGGTGCCCTATGAGCTAATAAAGTGGATGCATTATGAAAGCAACAAGTTCTCTTAGATGGATAACAGTTTTAGAAAATGTGGTTTGAtgagatttttattttctcGCCAGAAATGATTTCAattgttcttttgttttgttgtattaATTCTCTTTCAGCTGAAGGAGCTATGCATGATGGCCGATCTCCCATTATTATTGATAATACAAACACCCAAGCATGGGAAATGAAGCCATATGTCAAAATGGTGGGTATAGGATTTTGAATGTAATTTGAGTGTTTGGTTACGGTGTACCACATCACCCTCATTAATCTTAATCAAATTGCCAATGTTTTTAACAGGCCTTGGAGAGAGGATACAAAGTGGACTTTTGTGAACCTGACACCAGCTGGAAGTTTGATCCTTATGAGCTGGAgaagtatgacttttttttaattattatatta
Encoded proteins:
- the n4bp2l2 gene encoding NEDD4-binding protein 2-like 2 yields the protein MYTMSHTGSSCTTSRASVKPCVGGRTEDCRDAKLVSKDSSRDRSVRERVLKQVGLTSTTFIGPAFPPPKAAAVKSDIEDTLSEFYRELEKIDTPDSANGNPGKQNASFVQPQIPPKTSASKPTRDGRDENIVYTSKSAGTDGPLRSSGQKQPSWSHWYQNEPYYPRRPRPAAPAPNQWCFPQTLNRPPNPRFHRPPFHRPPPPSAFPNPQNLPSHVNPNWSSLGTTNQYQEDSHFPTFSSYPPPNVCSNPSQGVHRDSPHHFDRDERSYDALSDDVNVGWSRVRKEQSCQVGEDYDRCQRYDSENEPWKHGCRPPETTNAYHSSLVLILMRGLPGSGKSTLARERLSTGPGGVILSTDDYFAHRDGYCYDPGLLGAAHEWNQNRAEGAMHDGRSPIIIDNTNTQAWEMKPYVKMALERGYKVDFCEPDTSWKFDPYELEKRNKHGVPQEKIGQMMDRFSFPISVDIVMSSREPPHVSHRRGPEQQQQQQQPMMMMMMRRRKTPDFS